Proteins encoded in a region of the Pseudomonas shahriarae genome:
- a CDS encoding acetoacetate--CoA ligase: MSDILWQPSPERIHTTRMDQFRRFINDRHALQINDYPTLHQWSIDQRPDFWAAIVEFFDVQFRTPPSTVLVEGTPMPSAQWFPGATLNFAEHLLRRRDDHPAVVAIGEDSQREQLSYAELARHVAGLQRSLQAAGVGLGDRVAACMPNTWQTLVGMLATTSLGAIWSCSSPDFGTQGVIDRFGQIEPKVLITCAGYRYAGKLIDQSAKLNEILDRLPSLQHLIIVPYARPEARVEDYPTQANVALWDDFYRPGGEPQFVAVPFDHPLYILYSSGTTGVPKCIIHSTGGVLLTHLKEHGLHADLSHDDCLFYYTTCGWMMWNWLVSALAIGATVVLYDGSPFHPGPERLIDLIDQERISVFGTSPKFLATLEKAGLQPRRSHDLGSLKGLISTGSPLSPQSYDYVYRDIKQELCLSSMSGGTDIVSCFVIGNPVLPVRRGEMQCKSLAMAIEVWDDQGRALVGEKGELVCTRHFPAMPIGLWNDPQGEKLRASYFSQFPGVWAQGDYAEQRANGSLLIHGRSDAVLNPGGVRIGTAEIYRQVEKVPQVLESLAIGQRWQDDVRVVLFVRLNDGEHLDAALEQQIREVIRANTTPRHVPAKILSVSDIPRTISGKIVELAVRNVVHGEPVKNTDALANPEALEQFRDRPELA; this comes from the coding sequence ATGTCCGATATCCTCTGGCAACCCAGCCCGGAACGCATCCACACCACCCGGATGGACCAGTTCCGGCGCTTTATCAATGATCGCCACGCCTTGCAGATCAACGATTACCCCACCCTGCACCAATGGAGCATCGACCAGCGCCCGGATTTCTGGGCGGCGATTGTCGAGTTCTTCGACGTGCAGTTTCGTACGCCACCCAGCACCGTGCTGGTGGAAGGCACGCCGATGCCCAGCGCCCAGTGGTTTCCCGGCGCCACCCTGAACTTTGCCGAGCACCTGCTGCGCCGCCGCGATGACCACCCCGCCGTGGTCGCCATCGGCGAAGACAGCCAGCGCGAACAACTGAGCTATGCCGAACTGGCCCGCCACGTCGCCGGCCTGCAACGCAGCCTGCAAGCGGCGGGCGTGGGCCTGGGTGATCGGGTGGCGGCGTGCATGCCCAATACCTGGCAAACCCTGGTTGGCATGCTTGCCACCACCAGCCTCGGGGCGATCTGGTCGTGTTCCTCGCCGGACTTCGGCACCCAAGGGGTGATCGACCGCTTCGGCCAGATCGAGCCCAAGGTGCTGATCACCTGCGCCGGTTATCGCTATGCCGGCAAGCTGATCGACCAGAGCGCCAAGCTCAATGAAATCCTCGACCGCCTGCCGTCCCTGCAACACCTGATCATTGTGCCCTACGCCCGGCCCGAGGCGCGCGTCGAGGATTACCCGACCCAGGCCAACGTCGCCCTGTGGGATGACTTCTACCGCCCCGGCGGCGAACCGCAGTTTGTCGCCGTGCCCTTCGACCATCCGCTGTACATCCTCTACTCCAGCGGCACCACCGGCGTGCCCAAATGCATCATCCACAGTACCGGCGGCGTGCTGCTGACTCACCTCAAGGAACATGGCCTGCACGCCGACCTGTCACACGACGACTGCCTGTTTTACTACACCACCTGCGGCTGGATGATGTGGAACTGGCTGGTGTCGGCCCTGGCCATCGGTGCCACGGTAGTGCTGTACGACGGCTCGCCGTTTCATCCGGGGCCGGAGCGCCTGATTGACCTGATCGACCAGGAGCGCATCAGCGTGTTCGGCACCAGCCCGAAATTCCTCGCCACCCTGGAAAAGGCTGGCCTGCAACCGCGTCGCAGCCATGACCTGGGCAGCCTCAAGGGCCTGATCTCGACCGGCTCGCCCCTGTCGCCCCAGAGCTACGACTACGTGTACCGCGACATCAAACAGGAGCTGTGCCTGTCGTCGATGTCGGGCGGTACCGATATCGTCTCCTGCTTTGTCATCGGCAACCCGGTGCTGCCGGTACGGCGCGGCGAAATGCAGTGCAAGAGCCTGGCGATGGCCATCGAAGTGTGGGACGACCAGGGCCGGGCGCTGGTCGGTGAAAAAGGCGAACTGGTGTGCACCCGGCACTTCCCGGCCATGCCCATTGGCCTGTGGAATGACCCACAGGGGGAAAAACTGCGCGCCTCGTATTTCAGCCAGTTCCCCGGCGTCTGGGCCCAGGGCGACTATGCCGAGCAGCGCGCCAATGGCAGCCTGCTGATCCATGGCCGTTCGGATGCGGTGCTCAACCCCGGCGGCGTGCGCATCGGTACGGCGGAAATCTACCGCCAGGTGGAAAAAGTCCCCCAGGTCCTGGAAAGCCTGGCCATCGGCCAACGCTGGCAGGACGACGTGCGCGTGGTGCTGTTTGTGCGCCTCAATGACGGCGAACACCTGGACGCCGCGCTTGAGCAGCAGATCCGCGAGGTGATCCGCGCCAACACCACGCCGCGCCATGTGCCGGCAAAGATCCTCAGTGTCAGCGACATCCCGCGCACCATCAGCGGCAAGATCGTCGAGTTGGCGGTAAGAAATGTCGTGCATGGCGAACCGGTGAAAAACACCGATGCCCTGGCCAACCCCGAAGCCCTGGAGCAGTTTCGCGACCGCCCTGAGCTGGCATAA
- a CDS encoding PAS domain-containing hybrid sensor histidine kinase/response regulator: protein MNGSPTGSQAAALIARLDWATSPLGDASHWPQSLRTAVDIVIHSPMPMLLLWGDELTQIYNDGFALLAGNKHPQAFGQPTHRVWPEMQHFTAPIYSAVLAGQVRTFSEQRFILQRNHRDTEIWLDLTYSPIRDERGRVAGVLVTAIETNERRQLAQELQQRSEASLKAQHDTEQRLQLALAATDAVGTWDWDISEDRFIADSHFAQLHGVDPAKARQLPISDYLQGVHPEDRGMVARSIKHCISHGSEYAEEYRLLQADGQVRWVFARGRCYKDHHGRPTRFLGAALDLTERKHTEQALRQSQTELQLIINAMPVLIGYVDHEERFRLNNSAYLDWYGLTPQELYGKTIREVIGAEIYAGRADKIAAALKGKACSFITVTPHRDGRPRHALMKYLPRFSADGSVNGFYIFVIDETERKLTEEALRHLNDNLEERVAQRTQALAEANQRLQNEMFERERAEDALRHAQKMEAVGQLTGGIAHDFNNMLTGIIGSLDLMQRYIAAGRSDEIGRFTDAAVSSAHRAAALTHRLLAFSRRQSLDRRPLDPNQLVASLEDLFRRTKGAHIELKVQLGSDIWPVNTDASQLENALLNLVINARDAMPDGGLLSIETANSYLDGTDITTLEPVKAGDYVMLGVCDNGAGMTPKILAKAFDPFFTTKPIGQGTGLGLSMIYGFAQQSGGHVTIHSEPGRGTCVRLYLPRLHGTALEKVPPQVPVEAPVALDGEAVVVVEDDAAVRMLVVNLLDELGYTAHQAADARAALPLLESDLRVDLLVTDVGLPGMNGRQLAEIARQHRPTLKVLFMTGYAETAAERQGFLEDGMDMVAKPFSIDQLATKIRSMIGVKGQVDA from the coding sequence ATGAACGGATCACCCACCGGCAGCCAGGCCGCGGCCCTGATCGCACGGCTGGACTGGGCCACAAGCCCCCTCGGTGATGCCAGCCATTGGCCACAAAGCCTGCGCACGGCAGTCGATATCGTCATCCACTCACCGATGCCGATGCTGTTGCTGTGGGGCGACGAACTCACGCAGATCTACAACGATGGCTTCGCCCTGCTGGCCGGCAACAAGCACCCCCAGGCCTTCGGCCAGCCGACCCACCGGGTCTGGCCGGAGATGCAACACTTCACCGCCCCGATCTACAGCGCCGTACTGGCCGGCCAGGTGCGTACGTTCAGCGAGCAGCGTTTTATCCTGCAGCGCAATCACCGTGATACGGAAATCTGGCTGGACCTGACCTACAGCCCGATCCGCGACGAACGCGGCCGGGTCGCCGGGGTCCTGGTGACGGCGATTGAAACCAACGAGCGCCGGCAACTCGCCCAGGAGCTGCAACAACGCTCCGAGGCCAGCCTCAAGGCCCAGCACGATACCGAGCAACGCTTGCAACTGGCCCTGGCCGCCACCGATGCAGTGGGCACCTGGGACTGGGATATCAGCGAAGACCGCTTTATCGCCGACAGCCATTTTGCCCAGCTGCATGGGGTTGATCCGGCTAAAGCCCGGCAGTTGCCCATCAGTGACTACCTGCAAGGCGTGCACCCGGAAGACCGTGGCATGGTGGCCCGCAGCATCAAGCATTGCATCAGCCATGGCTCCGAGTACGCCGAGGAATATCGCCTGCTCCAGGCCGACGGCCAGGTGCGCTGGGTGTTTGCCCGTGGCCGCTGCTACAAGGATCACCACGGCCGGCCGACGCGCTTTCTCGGGGCGGCCCTGGACCTGACCGAACGCAAGCACACCGAGCAAGCCCTGCGCCAGAGCCAGACCGAGCTGCAGTTGATCATCAACGCGATGCCGGTGCTGATCGGTTATGTCGATCACGAAGAACGCTTTCGCCTGAACAACAGCGCCTACCTCGACTGGTATGGCCTGACCCCGCAAGAGCTGTATGGCAAGACCATCCGCGAAGTGATCGGCGCCGAGATCTATGCCGGGCGCGCCGATAAGATCGCCGCCGCCCTCAAGGGCAAGGCCTGCAGCTTCATTACCGTCACCCCCCATCGCGATGGCCGGCCCCGGCATGCGCTGATGAAGTACCTGCCACGCTTCAGCGCCGATGGCTCGGTCAATGGTTTCTACATCTTTGTGATTGATGAGACCGAGCGCAAACTCACCGAGGAAGCCCTGCGCCACCTCAACGACAACCTCGAAGAACGCGTGGCCCAGCGTACCCAGGCCCTGGCCGAAGCCAACCAGCGCCTGCAAAACGAGATGTTCGAGCGCGAACGTGCCGAAGACGCGCTGCGCCATGCGCAAAAAATGGAAGCGGTCGGCCAGCTTACCGGTGGGATCGCCCATGACTTCAACAATATGCTCACCGGGATCATCGGCAGCCTGGACCTGATGCAGCGCTACATCGCCGCCGGCCGTAGCGATGAGATCGGCCGCTTCACCGACGCCGCCGTGTCCTCGGCCCATCGCGCCGCCGCCCTGACCCATCGCCTGCTGGCCTTCTCCCGGCGCCAGTCCCTGGACCGCCGGCCCCTGGACCCGAACCAGTTGGTCGCGTCCCTGGAAGACCTGTTCCGCCGTACCAAAGGCGCCCATATCGAACTGAAGGTGCAGCTGGGCAGCGATATCTGGCCGGTAAACACCGACGCCAGCCAACTGGAAAACGCCCTGCTCAACCTGGTGATCAACGCCCGCGATGCCATGCCTGATGGTGGGCTACTGAGCATCGAGACCGCCAACAGCTACCTCGACGGCACCGACATCACCACCCTGGAGCCGGTCAAGGCCGGCGACTACGTGATGCTCGGCGTGTGCGACAACGGCGCCGGCATGACCCCGAAAATCCTGGCCAAGGCCTTCGACCCGTTCTTTACCACCAAGCCCATCGGCCAGGGCACCGGCCTGGGGTTGTCGATGATCTATGGTTTTGCCCAGCAATCGGGCGGCCACGTCACGATCCACAGTGAACCGGGCCGGGGCACCTGCGTGCGCCTGTACCTGCCGCGCCTGCATGGCACCGCCCTGGAAAAAGTCCCGCCGCAGGTCCCCGTGGAAGCCCCTGTGGCGCTGGACGGCGAAGCCGTGGTGGTGGTCGAGGACGATGCGGCGGTGCGCATGCTGGTGGTCAACCTGCTGGATGAATTGGGCTACACCGCCCACCAGGCGGCCGACGCACGCGCAGCCCTGCCATTGCTGGAGTCTGACCTGCGGGTGGACTTGCTGGTGACCGATGTCGGCCTGCCCGGCATGAACGGCCGACAACTGGCGGAAATCGCCCGCCAGCACCGCCCTACACTCAAGGTGCTGTTCATGACCGGCTACGCCGAGACCGCCGCCGAGCGCCAGGGTTTTCTGGAGGACGGCATGGACATGGTGGCCAAGCCGTTTTCCATCGACCAGTTGGCCACGAAAATCCGCAGCATGATCGGCGTCAAAGGCCAAGTTGATGCATAA
- a CDS encoding peptidylprolyl isomerase: MKAQARHILVKTSEEAEQLKQRIAKGEAFDVLAKKFSICPSGKRGGDLGEVRPGQMVGVIDAVIFKKPLRVVHGPIKSKFGYHLVQVFYRD, translated from the coding sequence ATGAAAGCCCAAGCCCGCCATATCCTGGTCAAGACCAGCGAAGAAGCCGAACAACTCAAGCAGCGTATTGCCAAGGGCGAAGCCTTTGATGTGCTGGCCAAGAAGTTCTCCATCTGCCCGTCCGGCAAGCGCGGCGGCGATCTGGGTGAAGTGCGGCCGGGGCAGATGGTCGGGGTGATTGATGCGGTGATTTTCAAGAAACCGCTGCGGGTGGTGCATGGGCCGATCAAGAGCAAGTTTGGGTATCACCTGGTGCAGGTGTTCTACCGCGACTAG
- a CDS encoding sugar kinase — MTPHPRIALIGECMIELQHRADGSLQQSFGGDTLNTAVYLRRELGASSTVDYVTALGDDSFSDAMCQQWAAEGLGLDRVQRLPGRLPGLYCIQTDANGERKFLYWRNEAAVRDCFTTPGAEPVLAALPCYDVLYFSGITLAVLGEVGRVRLLAALLEARQRGARVVFDNNYRPRLWASVEAAREAYQQVLAQVDMALLTEDDERALFGYADSEQVFAAYPGIEEVVLKRGADDCLIRQGGERFAVPAQVVEKVVDTTAAGDSFSAAYLASRLRGGSPQEAALAGHRLASRVIQIPGALIPRD, encoded by the coding sequence ATGACCCCACACCCGCGCATCGCCCTGATCGGCGAATGCATGATCGAACTACAACACCGCGCCGACGGCAGCCTGCAACAGAGCTTCGGTGGCGACACCCTGAACACCGCCGTCTACCTGCGCCGCGAGCTGGGGGCCAGCAGCACGGTGGATTACGTCACCGCCCTGGGCGATGACAGTTTCAGCGATGCCATGTGCCAGCAATGGGCCGCCGAAGGCCTTGGCCTGGACCGGGTCCAGCGCTTGCCGGGGCGTCTGCCGGGTCTGTATTGCATCCAGACCGATGCCAACGGCGAGCGCAAATTCCTCTATTGGCGCAACGAAGCGGCGGTGCGCGATTGCTTCACCACGCCAGGGGCCGAGCCGGTCCTGGCGGCCTTGCCGTGTTATGACGTGCTGTATTTCAGCGGTATCACCCTGGCTGTATTGGGCGAAGTGGGGCGCGTGCGCCTGTTGGCCGCGTTGCTGGAAGCCCGCCAGCGTGGCGCCCGGGTGGTGTTCGACAACAACTACCGGCCGCGTCTGTGGGCCAGTGTCGAAGCCGCTCGTGAGGCCTATCAGCAGGTGTTGGCGCAGGTGGATATGGCCTTGCTCACCGAAGACGACGAGCGTGCCCTGTTTGGCTATGCCGACAGTGAGCAGGTGTTCGCCGCTTATCCAGGGATCGAGGAAGTGGTGCTCAAGCGCGGCGCGGATGACTGCCTGATTCGCCAGGGCGGCGAGCGTTTTGCGGTGCCGGCGCAGGTAGTCGAAAAGGTGGTGGACACCACGGCGGCGGGGGATTCGTTCAGCGCGGCGTATCTGGCCAGTCGGCTCAGGGGTGGTTCACCGCAAGAGGCGGCTTTGGCGGGGCATCGGTTGGCCAGCCGGGTGATCCAGATTCCGGGTGCGCTGATTCCCAGGGACTGA
- a CDS encoding amino acid deaminase: MSAFNAVEKGAAASGAHLVRDVSLPALVLHRAALEHNIRWMQDFVSNSGAQLAPHGKTSMMPALFQRQLAQGAWGITLATAVQTRAAYAGGVRRVLMANQLVGAPNMALIAELLADPDFDFHCLVDHPDNVADLGAFFAARGLRLNVMIEYGVVGGRCGCRSEQEVLDLARAIKAQPALALTGIEGYEGVIHGEHAISGIREFAASLVRLAVDMQNSGAFDLGKPIITASGSAWYDLIAESFAAQNAEGRFLSVLRPGSYVAHDHGIYKEAQCCVLDRRSDLTEGLRPALEVWAHVQSLPQPGFAVIALGKRDVAYDAGLPVPLKRYKAGVLPAVGDDVSACKVTAVMDQHAFMSVAAGVELRIGDIISFGTSHPCLTFDKWQVGCLVDEQLQVIETLHTCF, translated from the coding sequence ATGTCTGCCTTCAATGCCGTTGAAAAAGGCGCCGCCGCCAGCGGTGCCCACCTGGTACGCGACGTCAGCCTGCCCGCCCTGGTGCTGCACCGCGCGGCCCTGGAACACAACATCCGCTGGATGCAGGACTTTGTCAGCAACAGCGGCGCGCAACTGGCGCCCCATGGCAAGACCAGCATGATGCCGGCGCTGTTTCAGCGTCAGTTGGCGCAGGGCGCCTGGGGCATCACCCTGGCTACCGCGGTGCAGACCCGCGCGGCCTATGCCGGTGGCGTGCGCCGGGTATTGATGGCCAACCAACTGGTGGGCGCGCCGAACATGGCGCTGATCGCCGAGCTGCTGGCTGACCCCGACTTTGACTTCCATTGCCTGGTCGATCACCCGGACAACGTCGCTGACCTGGGCGCATTCTTCGCCGCCCGTGGCCTGCGCCTGAACGTGATGATCGAATACGGCGTGGTCGGCGGCCGCTGCGGTTGCCGCAGCGAGCAAGAGGTGCTGGACCTGGCGCGGGCAATCAAGGCCCAGCCGGCCCTGGCACTTACCGGGATCGAAGGTTATGAAGGGGTGATCCACGGCGAGCATGCCATCAGCGGAATCCGCGAGTTTGCTGCGTCCCTGGTGCGCCTGGCGGTGGATATGCAGAACAGCGGGGCCTTTGACCTGGGCAAGCCGATCATCACCGCGTCGGGTTCGGCCTGGTATGACCTGATCGCCGAGTCTTTCGCCGCGCAAAACGCCGAAGGGCGCTTCCTCAGCGTGCTGCGCCCCGGCAGCTATGTGGCCCACGACCACGGCATCTACAAGGAGGCGCAATGCTGCGTGCTGGACCGGCGCAGCGACCTCACGGAGGGCCTGCGCCCGGCCCTGGAAGTCTGGGCCCATGTGCAGTCGTTGCCGCAGCCGGGGTTTGCAGTGATCGCCCTGGGCAAGCGCGACGTGGCCTACGACGCCGGCCTGCCGGTGCCCCTCAAGCGCTACAAGGCCGGCGTGCTGCCGGCGGTGGGCGATGACGTGAGTGCCTGCAAGGTCACGGCGGTGATGGACCAGCACGCCTTCATGAGCGTGGCGGCGGGGGTTGAACTGCGTATTGGCGACATCATCTCGTTTGGCACCTCGCACCCGTGCCTGACCTTTGATAAGTGGCAGGTGGGGTGTTTGGTGGATGAGCAGTTGCAGGTGATCGAGACATTGCACACCTGTTTCTAG
- a CDS encoding IclR family transcriptional regulator has protein sequence MTEDTIKRRAKGLDRAFDILDFLKEVGQPLRPNDIASGIGSPKSTVYELVASLLERRILETVGKDGHVYLGRQLYFLGQAHLRHFDLTREADHALQEIVSQTHETAQMCLLNGRKYTVALMREGERHFRISSDIGENAPIPWTASGRLLLGHLSDQQIIDLIDHDDFILPDGQRLPLDTFLGQIRQASVDGFFSFDSVADTFTHCFAAPVRDAQGVAIATLCIVAPRADAKNNYDDYRRVLIESANNLARRINE, from the coding sequence ATGACCGAAGACACCATCAAGCGCCGCGCAAAAGGCCTGGACCGAGCGTTCGATATCCTCGATTTTCTCAAGGAAGTCGGCCAGCCCCTGCGCCCCAATGATATTGCCAGTGGCATCGGCAGCCCTAAGTCCACGGTCTATGAACTGGTCGCCTCCCTGCTGGAGCGGCGGATTCTCGAAACCGTGGGCAAGGATGGGCACGTGTACCTGGGGCGCCAGCTGTACTTCCTCGGCCAGGCCCACTTGCGCCATTTCGACCTGACCCGCGAGGCCGATCACGCCTTGCAGGAGATCGTCAGCCAAACCCACGAGACGGCGCAGATGTGCCTGCTCAACGGGCGCAAGTACACGGTGGCGCTGATGCGCGAGGGCGAGCGGCACTTCCGGATTTCTTCGGATATCGGTGAAAACGCGCCCATCCCCTGGACTGCGTCCGGGCGCCTGTTGCTGGGGCATTTGAGCGACCAGCAGATCATCGACCTGATCGACCACGACGACTTTATCCTGCCGGACGGCCAGCGTTTACCCCTGGACACCTTCCTCGGGCAGATCCGCCAGGCCAGCGTCGATGGCTTCTTTTCCTTCGACAGTGTTGCCGACACCTTTACCCACTGCTTTGCCGCCCCGGTGCGTGACGCCCAGGGTGTCGCCATTGCGACCCTGTGCATCGTCGCCCCACGGGCCGACGCCAAGAACAATTACGACGACTACCGCCGGGTGCTGATCGAAAGCGCCAATAACCTGGCCCGTCGCATCAATGAATAG
- a CDS encoding RidA family protein, with product MSITRYGAGSTAGGGQPRPFARAVEADGWLYVSGQVPAVDGEIINGGIVEQTHQTMKNVVAILEEAGYGLEDVVRVGVWLEDPRDFWSFNKVFGEYFTPEHAPARACVQANMMVDCKVEIDCVAYKKKG from the coding sequence ATGAGCATTACTCGTTACGGCGCCGGCAGCACTGCCGGCGGTGGCCAACCCCGCCCATTTGCCCGTGCGGTGGAGGCCGATGGCTGGTTGTACGTGTCGGGCCAGGTGCCGGCGGTGGATGGCGAGATTATCAACGGCGGGATTGTCGAGCAGACCCACCAGACCATGAAGAACGTGGTGGCGATCCTTGAAGAGGCCGGCTACGGGCTTGAAGACGTGGTCCGGGTCGGCGTATGGCTGGAAGACCCGCGGGACTTCTGGAGTTTCAACAAAGTCTTCGGCGAATACTTCACCCCCGAACACGCCCCGGCGCGTGCCTGTGTGCAGGCGAATATGATGGTCGATTGCAAGGTTGAGATTGATTGCGTGGCCTACAAGAAAAAAGGCTAA
- a CDS encoding amino acid ABC transporter ATP-binding protein — MNQPLLNISGLRKQYGAVEVLKGVDLSLQRGNVVTLIGSSGSGKTTLLRCVNLLEEFQGGQITLDGESIGYADVAGKRVRHPEKLIAQHRAMTGMAFQQFNLFPHLTALQNITLGLLKVKHMGKDEAVALAEKWLERVGLLERRNHFPGQLSGGQQQRVAIARAIAMNPSLMLFDEVTSALDPELVGEVLSVIKGLAQEGMTMLLVTHEMRFAYEVSDNIVFMNQGRIEEQGPPKAVFERPQSPRLAEFLKNIRF; from the coding sequence ATGAATCAACCATTGCTCAACATCAGCGGCCTGCGCAAGCAATACGGTGCGGTGGAAGTCCTCAAGGGCGTTGACCTGTCGCTGCAGCGCGGCAACGTGGTGACCTTGATCGGCTCCAGCGGCTCGGGCAAGACCACGCTACTGCGCTGCGTCAACCTGCTGGAAGAGTTCCAGGGCGGGCAGATCACCCTCGACGGCGAGTCCATTGGCTATGCCGATGTTGCCGGCAAGCGCGTGCGTCACCCGGAAAAACTCATTGCCCAACACCGCGCCATGACTGGCATGGCGTTCCAGCAATTCAACCTGTTCCCCCATCTGACGGCGTTGCAGAACATCACCCTGGGCCTGCTCAAGGTCAAGCATATGGGCAAGGACGAGGCGGTAGCCCTCGCGGAAAAATGGCTGGAGCGCGTCGGCCTGCTGGAACGGCGCAACCACTTCCCCGGTCAGTTGTCCGGCGGCCAGCAACAGCGGGTGGCGATTGCCCGGGCGATTGCGATGAACCCCAGCCTGATGCTGTTCGACGAAGTGACCTCAGCGCTGGACCCGGAGTTGGTCGGCGAGGTGCTCAGTGTGATCAAGGGCCTGGCGCAAGAGGGCATGACCATGTTGCTGGTGACCCACGAAATGCGCTTTGCCTACGAGGTTTCGGACAACATCGTGTTTATGAACCAGGGGCGGATTGAAGAGCAGGGCCCGCCCAAAGCGGTCTTTGAGCGCCCGCAATCGCCACGCCTGGCGGAATTTCTGAAAAATATTCGTTTTTAA
- a CDS encoding amino acid ABC transporter permease, with amino-acid sequence MYWLHELWIARATLWAGFQTSVYCSVLAIIFGTLIGIVAGLVLTYGKFWMRAPFRLYVDLIRGTPVFVLVLACFYMAPALGWQISAFQAGALGLTLFCGSHVAEIVRGALQAIPRGQLEAGKAIGLTFYQSLGYVLLPQALRQILPTWVNSSTEIVKASTLLSVIGVAELLLSTQQVIARTFMTLEFYLFAGFLFFVINYAIELFGRYIEKRVALP; translated from the coding sequence ATGTATTGGCTGCATGAGTTGTGGATCGCCCGGGCAACCCTGTGGGCAGGGTTCCAGACCAGCGTGTATTGCTCGGTGCTGGCGATTATCTTCGGCACCCTGATCGGCATCGTCGCCGGGTTGGTGCTGACCTACGGCAAGTTCTGGATGCGCGCGCCGTTTCGTCTGTACGTTGACCTGATCCGTGGCACCCCGGTGTTTGTGCTGGTACTGGCCTGCTTCTACATGGCCCCGGCGCTGGGTTGGCAGATCAGTGCGTTCCAGGCCGGTGCCCTGGGCCTCACGCTGTTTTGCGGCTCTCATGTCGCCGAGATTGTGCGCGGTGCGTTGCAAGCCATTCCCCGTGGGCAACTGGAAGCGGGCAAGGCCATCGGCCTGACCTTCTATCAGTCCCTGGGCTATGTGTTGCTGCCCCAGGCACTGCGGCAGATTTTGCCGACCTGGGTCAATTCCTCCACCGAGATCGTCAAGGCCTCGACCCTGCTGTCGGTGATTGGTGTTGCCGAGTTGCTGTTGAGCACCCAGCAAGTGATCGCCCGGACCTTTATGACCCTGGAGTTCTACCTGTTTGCCGGCTTTCTGTTCTTTGTCATCAACTACGCCATCGAGTTATTCGGGCGCTACATTGAAAAGCGGGTGGCCTTGCCATGA
- a CDS encoding amino acid ABC transporter permease, with amino-acid sequence MNYQLNFAAVWRDFDTLLAGLGLGLQLALLSIAIGCVIGLLMAFAMLSRHRALRILASVYVTVVRNTPILVLILLIYFALPSLGIRLDKIPSFIITLSLYAGAYLTEVFRAGLLNIPKGLREAGLAIGLGEWQIRAYITVPVMLRNVLPALSNNFISLFKDTSLAAAIAVPELTYYARKINVESYRVIETWLVTTALYVAACYLIAMLLRYLEQRLAIRR; translated from the coding sequence ATGAACTATCAGCTGAATTTTGCCGCAGTCTGGCGCGATTTCGACACCTTGCTGGCGGGCCTCGGCCTGGGCCTGCAACTGGCCTTGCTGTCGATTGCCATCGGCTGCGTGATCGGCCTTTTGATGGCTTTTGCCATGCTGTCCAGGCACCGTGCGCTGCGGATTCTGGCCTCGGTGTATGTGACGGTGGTGCGCAACACGCCGATCCTGGTGCTGATCCTGTTGATCTACTTTGCCTTGCCCAGCCTGGGCATCCGCCTGGACAAGATCCCCTCGTTCATCATCACCCTGTCGTTGTACGCCGGGGCCTACTTGACCGAAGTGTTCCGTGCCGGCCTGTTGAATATTCCCAAGGGCCTGCGCGAAGCCGGCCTGGCGATTGGCCTGGGGGAGTGGCAGATCCGCGCCTACATCACGGTGCCGGTGATGCTGCGCAACGTGCTGCCGGCGCTGTCGAACAACTTTATCTCGCTGTTCAAGGACACCTCTCTGGCGGCGGCGATTGCCGTGCCGGAACTGACCTATTACGCCCGCAAGATCAACGTCGAAAGCTACCGGGTGATTGAAACCTGGCTGGTGACGACCGCGCTCTACGTGGCGGCCTGCTACCTCATCGCCATGCTGCTGCGTTACCTGGAGCAGCGCCTGGCGATTCGTCGATAA
- a CDS encoding thioredoxin family protein, which produces MGPINTVIDDAQAYRRALQTPRTVFMLFVSPQCAACGAAKPLFSKVAGRYRRQAALYVLDTSQTPRHPEVTGTPTLLILKNGRLVEKLKGFGPWETQEQTLKRTFERHTRGVPTKRAKPR; this is translated from the coding sequence ATGGGACCGATCAACACGGTGATCGACGACGCACAGGCGTATAGACGTGCGCTGCAGACGCCCCGCACGGTGTTTATGCTGTTTGTATCGCCCCAGTGCGCGGCGTGCGGCGCGGCCAAGCCACTGTTCAGCAAAGTGGCCGGTCGCTATCGACGCCAGGCGGCGCTTTATGTACTGGACACCAGCCAGACCCCACGGCATCCCGAGGTGACCGGCACGCCGACGCTGCTGATCTTGAAAAACGGCAGGCTGGTAGAGAAGCTCAAGGGGTTCGGCCCCTGGGAGACCCAGGAGCAGACCCTGAAAAGAACCTTCGAGCGGCACACCCGGGGTGTGCCGACCAAACGGGCAAAGCCCCGTTAA